Proteins from a single region of Mytilus trossulus isolate FHL-02 chromosome 2, PNRI_Mtr1.1.1.hap1, whole genome shotgun sequence:
- the LOC134706612 gene encoding uncharacterized protein LOC134706612, with amino-acid sequence MASTSSILCTICDLRHNQIPARVWCPECDEGLCVNCQEHHDLARLTREHRLIKVEEYDKLHPLMQNIKQSCEKHNDIFEYICPQDETLCCRKCITTQHKTCTNFMTLEDVICSSTSSVLFDAVERNLNCQTRNLEMAKKDRDGNKKLVIEQNEKFRKDIKTMREKITEYLDQLEKKTFDELDYSTELQKNGISKVIEEISEKSRALEKLKNDMMILKANKIDLKAFLAMRKLNKDATLLESDIKDFMQSSKFDRINVDMSIASEIATFLAKIKYLGTVRIVTRPRAISMIDWRRGKIQTAREVPSKLITNCETSLVLSSKINAPKGKAGISITGCTLSPSGQILLADFSPSKRILTINGNGTYEKDINFIDVPVFDLTCIDSTKIGFSTGSYREVKIIDTAAQTVSEITRTSGNVYGITSDEGRLVYCVAKQNIKSFNMSDETESEIQSGNLKNNSYVCCFENRLYHTSQNGLSVSCSESNGKVLWTFCSEKLKQPRGITVDSRRNVYVVGEASNNLIVITGDGSKFTELLTKTDELKKPTAVCYDRKNDVIIVCNKDGCVFIYKVQQCEKVESQ; translated from the coding sequence ATGGCATCTACCAGCAGTATTTTATGTACCATATGTGATTTACGACATAATCAAATTCCCGCTAGAGTATGGTGTCCAGAATGCGACGAAGGACTGTGTGTCAACTGTCAAGAGCATCATGACCTTGCACGTTTAACGAGAGAGCACCGGTTGATTAAAGTCGAAGAATACGACAAACTGCATCCTCTAATGCAGAACATCAAACAGTCCTGTGAGAAACACAATGACATATTCGAATATATCTGTCCTCAAGATGAAACGCTTTGTTGCCGGAAGTGCATCACCACTCAACATAAAACATGCACAAATTTCATGACCTTAGAAGATGTCATATGTTCATCGACGTCATCAGTTTTGTTTGACGCTGTTGAGCGAAATCTAAATTGCCAGACAAGAAATCTTGAAATGGCCAAAAAAGATCGCgatggaaataaaaaattggTCATAgagcaaaatgaaaaatttagaaaagataTCAAAACTATGCGAGAGAAAATAACAGAGTATTTAGACCAACTGGAAAAGAAGACATTTGACGAATTGGATTACTCCACGGAGTTACAAAAGAATGGAATAAGTAAGGTTATTGAAGAAATAAGTGAAAAGTCAAGGGCTCTCGAAAAGCTGAAAAATGACATGATGATCTTGAAAGCAAATAAAATAGATCTAAAAGCTTTCTTAGCGATGAGAAAATTGAATAAAGATGCAACACTCTTAGAATCAGATATAAAAGACTTCATGCAGTCGTCTAAATTTGATAGGATAAATGTAGATATGAGTATTGCAAGTGAAATTGCTACTTTCTTAGCTAAGATTAAATATCTAGGGACTGTGAGAATTGTAACTAGGCCCCGAGCAATATCTATGATAGACTGGAGAAGAGGTAAGATTCAAACAGCGAGAGAAGTACCATCTAAACTTATTACGAATTGCGAAACCAGTCTGGTGCTTTCGTCAAAAATCAATGCACCCAAAGGAAAAGCCGGTATAAGCATCACTGGTTGTACACTATCACCATCCGGTCAAATCTTACTGGCTGATTTTTCTCCAAGTAAACGGATTCTTACCATTAATGGAAATGGAACATATGAGAAAGATATCAATTTTATAGACGTACCAGTGTTCGATCTAACTTGTATAGATTCGACAAAAATTGGGTTTTCCACCGGAAGTTATCGCGAGGTGAAAATTATCGACACAGCTGCTCAAACAGTATCAGAAATAACTAGAACCTCTGGTAATGTGTATGGAATCACTTCAGATGAAGGAAGATTGGTTTACTGTGTGGCaaagcaaaatataaaatcttttaaTATGAGCGATGAAACTGAATCCGAGATTCAAAGCGGGAATTTGAAAAACAACTCATATGTTTGCTGTTTCGAGAATCGTCTTTACCACACAAGCCAGAATGGATTATCAGTGAGCTGCAGTGAGTCAAACGGAAAGGTTTTGTGGACGTTCTGTTCCGAAAAACTCAAACAACCACGTGGTATTACCGTAGATAGTAGACGAAATGTATACGTAGTGGGAGAGGCCTCGAATAATTTGATAGTTATAACGGGAGACGGATCCAAGTTTACTGAGTTATTAACAAAGACCGACGAACTTAAAAAGCCAACAGCAGTTTGTTATGATCGAAAAAATGATGTTATTATTGTGTGTAATAAAGACGGCTGTGTATTCATTTATAAGGTTCAGCAGTGTGAAAAAGTAGAAAGCCAATAA